The Streptomyces sp. R33 genome contains the following window.
GCCGGCGTCCGCGATCTGCGGCTGGTCGAGGAGGAGGCCGTGGCCCGGGGCGTCGAGCAGCGTCACCTCCCACGTGTCCGGCAGCTCGGCGGGCCAGTGGCGGTACAGCAGGTGCGAGCCCCCCGCGTGGTGCAGGACGAACAGGCGCAAGGCAGGTCGTGTGCCGTCCATCTCTCTCCCTCCGATCGGCCGCGCGTCCTCGGACCATAGAGCGCTGCAAGACCGGCAGGGCGCGGGCACCAGCGGGGCTCCGCCGCCGGTGCGGCGTCTCTTGAGCGATCCTCCGACGGCGCGGCGCGGACCCGGGGCGGCAGGCATCGGGGAGGGAGCGGGCGCCCGTCGGCGATTGGCCTGAAACCCCGCGCGGGACTGCGGCGAGGTCCGTGCGGATCTCGAGCGGTTCGCCACCGTGAGCGGCGAAGACCGGCCCGGACGTACGCACAGACCTCCGCCGCCCGGCCGCTCGAGCGGACCTTGACCGGGTCTCAAAAGGGCCGTGGATACAGTGGCGGCAAGTCGGCTACCGGCAACGCGGGCAGCCAAGCCCGTACGACGACCGCGGCCCGACGGGCCGGGGTCCCGCGCCACCGCTCGAACCGGAGCGGCCAGCGGACGGGCCGATCGGCTGCCGTACGTTCTCATCCCAGGACGTGAGGCAGCCGGTCTCCCATGAATCCGGTGGGGCGCAGCGGACGACCGGGAGGTCGGCCCGCCCGCCGCCCTGGTACCGCTGACGGACGAGTCCTCACGGTGACGCGGCAACGCCGGGGTCGCCACCGATGCCGGGTGTCCCGCCGACCGGACAACGCCGATCGGCGGACCGGCGCCTGGGCCATCTCCAACTCAGAGTCACCCCATGACAGTTAAGGACGGTGCCAGTTGAGCACGAACCCCTTCGACGACGAGAACGGCCGCTTCCACGTCGTCGTCAATGACGAGGAGCAGCACTCCCTGTGGCCCGCGTTCGCCGAGGTGCCCGCCGGCTGGCGGGTGGTCTTCGGTGAGGCTGCCAGGTCCGAGTGCCTGCAGTACGTCGAGCAGAACTGGACCGACCTGCGCCCCAAGAGCCTGCGCGAGGCCATGGCAGCGGGCTGATCGCCGCTCTGATGCTCGTGCGCCGGCGCAGTGGAACGACAGTGACCGCCGCCCGGGTGCTCGGCAGGGCGACCGGGTGTACGCCCAGGCAAACACTCTGAGTGGGGAGATGAAGGTTGTGAGCGGCGCTGTGAGGACCGCCAGCAGATACAAGGCGGGGCCGGGGGGCAACAGCGGTGAGCCCGCGCAACGGGACGCGGTCCTGTCGTTCGTGGGGTCGCAGGCCAAGGTGCAGAAGTCGGGGATGGTCTTCCCGGAGAACCTGTCGGAGCGGTCCTGGGAGCAGATCGGGACCAACCTGCGCGAGCTCGTGAACTCCTCCGCGTGGTGGCTCGCCGACTGGATGAGCTACGGGGAGGCCACCTACGGGTGGCGGCGGTACAAGGAGGCGATCGAGCGCACGGGCCTCGACTACCAGACCTTGCGCAACTACGCCTGGGTGGGCCGGCGGTTCGAGCACCACCGCAGGCGGGACAGCCTCAGCTTCGCCCACCACGCCGAGGTGGCCCGCCTGTCGCCGCCGGAGCAGGACTACTGGCTGCGCAAGGCCGAGCAGCAGAAGTGGTCGCGCAACGAACTCCGCAGGTCGGTCCGCGCCAGCCTGGCCGTGCAGAGCGATACGACCGAGGTCCCCGCGGGCAGCGGCGACGAGAAGCAAGAGGTACCCCGGCTGGCCGACTCGGCGGCCGCCGAACGGCGCCAGCAGAAGCGCACCACGCTCACCATCGAGCTGTCCGCAGGCCAGCTGGAGTACTACTCGAAGACGGCCGCCGCGCACGGTCTGACCGTCGACAAGTGGGTGGCCCAGTTGCTCGAAACCGCCGATCGCCGGACCGCCTAGAGGCGCATCGCCCCACTGTGCCGGCCACCGCCCCGTTCCCGGCGGTGTGCCGGCGGCTCGTCCGACCGGACACCTCTCACATCGGAGTCAGTTGATGATCCTTCAGGGAAAGCGGGTCGCCCTGCCCTCGGCGCCCGTCGTCCACAAGCAGTTCGAGGCGAACGTGGCGGCGGCGCCCGACGCCGTCGCCGTCTTCTGGGCCGGCCAGGAGCTGACGTACGCAGAGCTGGACGTGAAGGCGAATCGTTTCGCCCATTTCCTCGCCGAGCGCGGACACGGCCGCGGTGCGAAGGTCGGCGTCTGTCTCGACTACTCGATCGACATGCTCGTGGCCATCCTCGGCACGCTGAAGGCGGGCGCGGCCTACGTGCCGTTCGACCCGGCCTACCCGGCGGCGCGGCTCCAGCTGCTGCTGGGCCAGGTGCCCGACCTCGCCCTGATCGTCGCCTCCCCGGCCACGGCCGACATGGTCGAGTCGGCGGACGTCGACGTCATCGACCTCGAGCAGCTCGCCGACGGCCTGGCGGCCCTCCCGGCGACCGCCCCCGAGGTCACCGTCACGGGCGACGACATCTGCTACGCGGTCTTCACGTCCGGCTCGACCGGTACGCCGAAGCTGACCGCGGTGCGGCACGAGGGCTGGTTCAACCTGATGAACTGGCTGAAGCTCGAGTACGGCCTGCACAGCGGGTCGAACCACCTGGTCGTCAGCGCCTTCGGGTTCGACCTCTCCCAGCGCAGCCTGATGACGCCGCTGTTCGTCGGCGCCACCCAGAACCTGATGGCGACCCGCAACTTCGACGCCATGATGGCCTACCGCCTGCTCCGTGAGCGCGACGTGCGCGTGGTGCACTGCGCCTCCAGCACGCTGTACCTGCTGGTGGACTGGGAGACCGCACGCGGCGGCGACGTCCTCAGCCGGCTCGACTACGTGCTCTTCGGCGGCGAGGCCCTGAAGGTGGAGCGGCTCACGGACTGGGCGCGGCGCGAGGGCAACACCTGCACCCTCCTGCACCAGTACGGCGTCGCCGAGTGCACGGACGTCGCGACCTCGTACGACCTGGCCGCCTACCGGCCCGGCGAGCACGACGTCCCGCCGGTCGGCAAGCCGGCCTACAACACCGACATCCACCTCGTCGACGAGGACCTGCGCGGTGTCGCGCCGGGGGAGCAGGGCGAGATCTGCATCGCCGGGGCCAGCGTCGGCGCGGGCTACCTCAACAACGGTCCCGAGAACGCCAAGTTCACGACGATCGAGGTCGACGGCGAGCCGCTGCGGGTCTACCGCACGGGCGACCGCGGCCACGTGAACGAGGCCGGCGAGCTCATCGTCCTCGGCCGGATCGACGCCCAGGTGAAGGTGCGCGGCATGCGCATCGACCCCACCGACATCGAGCGCGCGCTCGCCCGGCTGGCCGGGGTCCGCGAGGCCGCCGTGGCCATCACGTACACCGACGCCGGCGAGGCCGAGCTGATCGCGTTCATCGTCCCGGTGGCGGACGCCCCCGCCGACGACGACCTGCGCACCGGCCTCCTGGAGACGCTGCCGCGGAACATGGTGCCGGCCAAATTCGTGAACGTCCCGCTGCTTCCGCTCAGCCCGCACGGGAAAGTCGACCGCGTCGCGCTGGTCGATGCATACCGGAAGCAGTTCGCCGACAGCGGCATTGCCGCATAGTCGGCGGACTTTTGATGACAACCGAGAGGGCTGTGATGATCGCCGACAGCGTGCGCGCCATTTGGTGCCGGGAACTCCAGCAGGACGACATATCGGTCGACGACGATTTCTTCGCCCTGGGCGGCCAGTCTTTGATCATGGTCAGGATTCAGGGTGCTTTCATGGACGAGTTGGGCGTCGAGGTCCCGATGGACCAGATGTTCCTCAACTCGACGGTGGCGTCGATCTCTGCGTACATCGAATCGCTGGG
Protein-coding sequences here:
- a CDS encoding MbtH family protein encodes the protein MSTNPFDDENGRFHVVVNDEEQHSLWPAFAEVPAGWRVVFGEAARSECLQYVEQNWTDLRPKSLREAMAAG
- a CDS encoding LmbU family transcriptional regulator, which produces MRTASRYKAGPGGNSGEPAQRDAVLSFVGSQAKVQKSGMVFPENLSERSWEQIGTNLRELVNSSAWWLADWMSYGEATYGWRRYKEAIERTGLDYQTLRNYAWVGRRFEHHRRRDSLSFAHHAEVARLSPPEQDYWLRKAEQQKWSRNELRRSVRASLAVQSDTTEVPAGSGDEKQEVPRLADSAAAERRQQKRTTLTIELSAGQLEYYSKTAAAHGLTVDKWVAQLLETADRRTA
- a CDS encoding amino acid adenylation domain-containing protein, whose protein sequence is MILQGKRVALPSAPVVHKQFEANVAAAPDAVAVFWAGQELTYAELDVKANRFAHFLAERGHGRGAKVGVCLDYSIDMLVAILGTLKAGAAYVPFDPAYPAARLQLLLGQVPDLALIVASPATADMVESADVDVIDLEQLADGLAALPATAPEVTVTGDDICYAVFTSGSTGTPKLTAVRHEGWFNLMNWLKLEYGLHSGSNHLVVSAFGFDLSQRSLMTPLFVGATQNLMATRNFDAMMAYRLLRERDVRVVHCASSTLYLLVDWETARGGDVLSRLDYVLFGGEALKVERLTDWARREGNTCTLLHQYGVAECTDVATSYDLAAYRPGEHDVPPVGKPAYNTDIHLVDEDLRGVAPGEQGEICIAGASVGAGYLNNGPENAKFTTIEVDGEPLRVYRTGDRGHVNEAGELIVLGRIDAQVKVRGMRIDPTDIERALARLAGVREAAVAITYTDAGEAELIAFIVPVADAPADDDLRTGLLETLPRNMVPAKFVNVPLLPLSPHGKVDRVALVDAYRKQFADSGIAA
- a CDS encoding acyl carrier protein, with the translated sequence MTTERAVMIADSVRAIWCRELQQDDISVDDDFFALGGQSLIMVRIQGAFMDELGVEVPMDQMFLNSTVASISAYIESLGAPTR